In one Pseudomonas fitomaticsae genomic region, the following are encoded:
- a CDS encoding TonB-dependent receptor: MSSRLTRQTSSPSRVLSLLTAAILMAGTAPLMAATEQPTRNMGDYSFAIAQQPLVSALNAFTAVTGWQVGLPAELGQDVSSPGVRGSLPPEKALERLLVGTNLSFRKLSNNNVVLEKRASSGALNLDQVTISATRQEQSVNSVPSTVTVHTREELDRNNVNTIKDLVRYEPGVSVGGAGQRGGISGYNIRGIDGDRILTQVDGVEVPDGFFNGPYAKTQRNYVDPEIIKRVEILRGPASVLYGSNAIGGAVSYYTLDPDDIIKPGKDVGARLKTGYSSADESWLKSATVAGRADQFDGLLHYSQRDGHETDSYGSNNGTGLERTAANPEDVKATNVLAKIGWNYNEGSRLGLTYEKYKDDRDTDQKSAYGGPYFNGAPTIPNSVLPGGMYQWRTGNDTITRERFGLEHSFELNSLLADNVKWSLNHQTAKTDQSTDEFYYPITRKVLRTRDTIYEEKQWVFDAQLDKAFAIGDTDHVLTYGTTIKQQKVTGSRSGDGKCLAVGRGCTAIGATSATDVLKKSSDFPDPTINTYSLFAQDQISWNNWTFLPGLRYDYTQLKPHITQEFLNTVAADGQGTVSDENKTWHKVSPKFGLTYALTENYTWYGQYAEGFRTPTAKALYGRFENSTTGYNVAPNPDLEPEKSKSYETGLRGNFEQGSFDVAVFYNKYRDFINEDAVTPGYSELTFQTNNIKHATIKGAEVKGRLNLDAFGAPQGLYTQGSIAYAYGRNNDTGEPLNSVNPLTGVFGLGYDQDNYGGLLSWTVVKKKDRVDDSNFKSPDGVSSQFKSPGFGILDLTGFYKVTDDVTVSGGIYNLTDKKYWLWDDVRGYDSVGEAAVLSPANLDRLTQPGRNFAINLVWDI; this comes from the coding sequence ATGTCCTCACGCCTTACCCGCCAGACTTCTTCCCCTTCCCGCGTGCTGTCGTTGCTGACCGCCGCCATCCTGATGGCCGGCACCGCGCCGCTGATGGCCGCCACCGAACAGCCGACGCGCAACATGGGCGACTACTCGTTCGCCATCGCCCAGCAGCCGCTGGTGTCGGCGCTCAATGCGTTCACTGCTGTCACGGGCTGGCAGGTCGGATTGCCGGCGGAACTGGGTCAGGACGTGTCGTCGCCGGGCGTGCGCGGTTCGCTGCCACCGGAAAAAGCCCTGGAGCGCCTGTTGGTGGGGACCAACCTGAGCTTCCGCAAACTGAGCAACAACAACGTTGTGCTGGAAAAACGCGCCAGCAGCGGCGCGCTTAACCTCGATCAGGTGACCATCAGCGCCACCCGCCAGGAACAGTCGGTGAACAGCGTGCCCAGCACCGTCACCGTGCACACCCGCGAAGAGCTCGACCGTAACAACGTGAACACCATCAAGGATCTGGTGCGCTACGAGCCGGGCGTGTCCGTCGGCGGCGCCGGCCAGCGCGGCGGGATCAGCGGCTACAACATTCGCGGCATCGACGGTGACCGCATCCTGACTCAGGTCGACGGCGTCGAAGTGCCGGACGGTTTTTTCAACGGCCCGTACGCCAAGACCCAACGCAACTACGTCGACCCGGAAATCATCAAACGTGTCGAAATCCTCCGTGGCCCGGCCTCGGTGCTGTACGGCAGCAACGCCATCGGTGGCGCGGTCAGCTACTACACCCTCGACCCGGACGACATCATCAAGCCCGGCAAAGACGTCGGCGCCCGCCTGAAGACCGGCTACAGCTCCGCCGACGAGAGCTGGTTGAAGTCCGCCACCGTCGCCGGTCGCGCCGACCAGTTCGACGGTTTGCTGCACTACAGCCAGCGCGACGGTCATGAAACCGATTCCTACGGCAGCAACAACGGCACCGGCCTTGAGCGCACCGCCGCCAACCCGGAAGACGTGAAGGCCACCAACGTGCTGGCCAAGATCGGCTGGAACTACAACGAAGGTTCACGCCTGGGCCTGACCTACGAAAAGTACAAGGATGATCGCGACACCGATCAGAAAAGCGCCTACGGCGGCCCGTACTTCAACGGCGCCCCGACGATCCCGAACAGCGTGCTGCCCGGCGGCATGTACCAGTGGCGCACCGGCAACGACACCATCACCCGCGAACGTTTCGGCCTGGAGCACAGCTTCGAGTTGAACAGCCTGCTGGCGGACAACGTGAAGTGGAGCCTCAACCACCAGACCGCCAAGACCGACCAGAGCACCGACGAGTTCTACTACCCGATCACCCGTAAAGTGCTGCGCACCCGCGACACGATCTACGAAGAGAAACAGTGGGTGTTCGACGCACAACTGGACAAGGCCTTCGCCATCGGTGACACCGATCACGTGCTGACCTACGGCACCACCATCAAGCAACAGAAAGTCACCGGCTCGCGCAGCGGCGACGGCAAGTGCCTGGCGGTCGGTCGCGGCTGCACCGCCATCGGCGCCACCAGCGCGACCGACGTGCTGAAGAAGTCCAGCGACTTCCCGGACCCGACCATCAACACCTACAGCCTGTTCGCCCAGGATCAGATCAGCTGGAACAACTGGACCTTCCTGCCGGGCCTGCGCTACGACTACACCCAACTCAAGCCGCACATCACTCAGGAATTCCTCAACACCGTGGCCGCCGACGGCCAAGGTACGGTCAGCGACGAGAACAAGACCTGGCATAAAGTCTCGCCGAAATTCGGCCTGACCTACGCCCTGACCGAAAACTACACCTGGTACGGTCAGTACGCCGAAGGCTTCCGCACACCGACCGCGAAAGCGCTTTACGGCCGCTTCGAGAACAGCACCACCGGCTACAACGTGGCGCCGAACCCGGACCTGGAACCGGAAAAAAGCAAAAGCTATGAAACCGGCCTGCGCGGCAACTTCGAGCAAGGCTCATTCGACGTGGCGGTGTTCTATAACAAGTACCGCGATTTCATCAACGAAGACGCCGTCACCCCGGGCTACAGCGAGCTGACGTTCCAGACCAACAACATCAAGCACGCCACCATCAAGGGTGCTGAAGTCAAAGGTCGTCTGAACCTCGACGCCTTCGGCGCGCCGCAAGGCCTGTACACCCAGGGCTCGATTGCCTACGCCTACGGTCGCAACAACGACACGGGCGAGCCGCTCAACAGTGTCAACCCGTTGACCGGCGTGTTCGGCCTCGGTTATGACCAGGACAACTACGGCGGTCTGCTGAGCTGGACCGTGGTCAAGAAGAAGGATCGCGTCGACGACAGCAACTTCAAGTCGCCAGACGGCGTCAGCAGCCAGTTCAAGTCGCCGGGCTTCGGCATCCTTGACCTGACCGGGTTCTATAAAGTCACCGACGACGTTACCGTCAGCGGCGGCATCTACAACCTGACCGACAAGAAGTACTGGCTGTGGGATGACGTGCGTGGTTACGACAGCGTCGGCGAAGCCGCGGTGCTGAGCCCGGCCAACCTCGATCGCCTGACCCAGCCGGGTCGCAACTTCGCGATCAACCTGGTCTGGGATATCTGA
- a CDS encoding biliverdin-producing heme oxygenase, producing MSTPEKALRSQRLNQITHEPHSKLDALVKAHAPFETRANFARFVVAQYLFQSELVSLYNDAELTAIVPDLPARCRAEAAEADLADLDTEVPAPVAGAVKNPSKARALGWIFVSEGSKLGAAFLIKRAVALELSETFGARHLGEPEGGRAEGWKSFVRTLDSLQFSAEEEAEVEQGAIDAFNRFTVLLEQAYSTEAEPA from the coding sequence ATGAGCACCCCGGAAAAAGCCCTGCGTTCGCAACGCCTGAACCAGATCACCCACGAGCCGCACAGCAAGCTCGATGCACTGGTCAAGGCCCACGCGCCGTTCGAGACCCGCGCCAACTTCGCCCGCTTCGTGGTCGCGCAGTACCTGTTCCAGTCGGAGCTGGTGTCGCTGTACAACGATGCCGAACTGACCGCCATCGTCCCTGACCTGCCGGCCCGCTGCCGCGCCGAAGCGGCAGAGGCCGACCTCGCCGACCTCGACACCGAAGTGCCTGCGCCAGTCGCCGGCGCGGTGAAAAACCCGAGCAAGGCCCGCGCCCTGGGCTGGATCTTCGTCTCTGAAGGTTCCAAGCTCGGCGCTGCGTTCCTGATCAAACGCGCGGTGGCGCTGGAGCTGAGTGAAACCTTCGGCGCCCGTCACCTGGGCGAGCCTGAGGGTGGTCGCGCCGAAGGCTGGAAGAGCTTCGTGCGCACCCTCGACTCGCTGCAATTCAGTGCTGAAGAGGAAGCCGAAGTGGAGCAAGGCGCGATCGATGCGTTCAACCGCTTCACCGTGCTGCTGGAACAGGCTTACTCGACTGAAGCCGAACCGGCCTGA
- a CDS encoding FecR family protein: protein MTDTHRSPSPSSAQDAASAMDQALDWLIVLGSPDEEQTRQFHAWLAADPLNAEAFAKAQAIWDGPQIAQCAQSLATQPKKVTVLTRLRPHWKPLATAAVLLLGLFSFSNLPMRLQADHLTVVGERQRLQLEDGSKVLLNTNSAFSSTINDQQRVARLYQGEAFFEIPASRSQPLEIDAGPVKASVRDTAFAVRYLDGVAQVRVQRGDVDLRATRDDARVRLSAGESIRIGPNGFDRPAKVDAATDLAWVQGRLIFENCPLNQVLAELRRYYPGFIINTNEQLADVAVTGNYRLDQPLDVVRSLAHITSAKLQEFPALVILN, encoded by the coding sequence GTGACGGACACCCACCGCTCCCCTTCGCCTTCATCGGCGCAGGACGCCGCAAGCGCAATGGACCAGGCTCTGGACTGGCTCATCGTGCTCGGCAGTCCGGACGAGGAGCAGACCCGGCAATTCCATGCCTGGCTGGCGGCCGATCCGTTGAATGCCGAGGCGTTCGCCAAGGCCCAGGCGATCTGGGACGGTCCGCAGATTGCCCAGTGCGCGCAGAGCCTCGCCACGCAACCGAAGAAAGTCACCGTTCTGACTCGTTTGCGTCCGCACTGGAAACCGCTGGCCACCGCCGCTGTGCTGCTGCTCGGGCTGTTCAGTTTCAGCAACCTGCCGATGCGCTTACAGGCCGATCACCTGACCGTGGTCGGCGAGCGTCAGCGCCTGCAGCTTGAGGACGGCTCGAAAGTCCTGCTCAACACCAATTCCGCCTTCTCCAGCACGATCAACGATCAGCAACGAGTCGCTCGGCTGTATCAGGGCGAAGCGTTTTTCGAGATCCCGGCCAGCCGCAGCCAGCCACTGGAAATCGACGCTGGCCCGGTGAAAGCCAGCGTGCGCGACACCGCATTCGCCGTGCGTTATCTGGACGGCGTGGCGCAGGTGCGGGTGCAGCGCGGCGATGTCGATCTGCGGGCGACCCGTGACGATGCCCGTGTGCGTCTGTCCGCCGGGGAAAGCATCCGCATCGGCCCGAACGGTTTCGACCGCCCGGCCAAGGTTGACGCCGCCACCGATCTGGCGTGGGTGCAGGGTCGGCTGATCTTCGAGAACTGCCCGCTGAATCAGGTACTGGCCGAACTGCGCCGCTACTATCCGGGCTTCATCATCAACACCAACGAACAGTTGGCCGACGTCGCCGTCACCGGCAATTACCGTCTCGACCAGCCGCTGGACGTGGTGCGTTCGCTCGCTCACATCACCTCGGCCAAGCTTCAGGAATTCCCGGCGCTGGTGATTTTGAACTAA